In Bacillota bacterium, the genomic stretch ATAGTTTTTGCTTCTAAATCCAATGTATGCAGTTTTGTGGACACACTGTTTTTGTTCCAATAAAAATAGAAGTGGAAATATCCCTATACCTCCGCCCACAACAGCAATGTTTTTGTAATTTTCAGAAAGGTCAAAATGACTCCCTAAGGGACCAATCAAATCCAAAACATCGCCGGCTCTCTTTTTAGCAAGATAACTTGTACCTGTACCCCTTTTCTGGAATACAATAGTCACATTTTTATTCTCCCTATCAACTGAACAAATACTGACAGGCCGCCTTAAAATTGCATTAAACCCCTCACAACACTTTATATTTACAAACTGCCCCGGCTTTGCATTTTGGGATACATATGCCGATCTAAAGGTTAGTTGGTAAATACCAGTGACAAGTTCTCGATTGCACACAATTTCTTCTTGTAACATTAAGGACATGTTTTGCCTACTCCCAATTCTCTGTTTATATCATCTCTCATTCTAATGACTTCCGCCCTCGCAGCTTCGTCAAATTTTTCCTCACTGTATTTATTTTTCCAGGTTTCAGAAGCATATGCATACATTATGCTCCTGGAAGCATTAATAATAGCACCAAGTCCATCACAATTAAAGGAATGCACTACATCTTTGGCGGTCCCGCCTTGTACTCCATAACCCGGGACAAGTATATATGCATGTTTCATAATACTTCTTAATATTTTTGCCTGGTTAGGATATGTAGCTCCTACTACAGCTCCCACGCTGCTATAACCATATTTCCCAATCAAACTTTTACCCCAATCATTAACATACTCTGCTAATATTTCGTAAACACTTTTACCTTGATGGGTCAGCAAATCCTGGAGTTGTCCTGAGGATTTATTAGAAGTCTTAACCAATATAAAAATGCCTTTATTATAGCTTTTGCAGTCATCGATGAAAGGTTTTATTCCGTCATAACCTAAAAACGGGTTTACCGTTAATGCATCCGCATCAAAAACAGTTTCACACACATCTTCATCGATCCTAACTCTACCCAGGAATGCTGAAGAATATGCTTCAGCAGTACTCCCTATATCATTTCTTTTTCCGTCACATATGATTACAAGTCCTTTACTGCGTCCATACTGAATAGTCCTATCGAGTACTTCAATTCCATATATTCCATACAGCTCGTAATATGCCGATTGGAGTTTTAGTGCGGGTACCAGCTCATCTACTGCATCAATTATTCTTTTATTAAACTCAAAAATTGCCTCGGAAACACCTTTTAAATTTTTGCCATAATTATTAAAAGCCTTTTGTTTTATAAATGACGGCACAAACTCAATTCTTGGGTCAAGCCCCACAACCGTGGGATTGTTCTTTTCTTTTATCTGAGTAATGAGTCTGTCTATAAACATGTTCTTATAAATTCCTCCTTTTAATCATTTTCCCATTTTATTATAATAATACCTTCTCCCTAACAACAGCTTTCCCATTGACTATTGTATGGTAAACAACACCTTTTAGTCTAAAACCATCAAAAGGCGAGTTTTTACTTTTTGATTTAAATTTATTTACATCTATAATTTGTTCTTCGTTTATATCAATAATAGTTATATCAGCAGTCCGCCCTTCTCCAAGTACACCTTTATTCAGTCCTAATATTTTGGAAGGATTAAAGCACATTTTTCTTACCACATCTTCAATAGTTAGGATTCCAGGGTCAACTAGGTATGTAATTACCAGGGGTAGGGCCGTTTCAAAGCCTACCATGCCACTTGCGGCCAGATTAAACTCAATATTTTTTTCATCAATATGGTGAGGTGCATGGTCTGTGGCAATAATATCAATCGTCCCATCTCTTAAGCCTTCTATTACAGCCTCTACATCCTTTTTTGTTCTAAGAGGAGGATTTACCTTTGCCATTGTATTAAAATCTCCACAAGCGTCCTCTGTCAACGAAAAATAATGAGGACATGTTTCAGCAGTTACTTTCACTCCTCTTTTTTTTGCATTGCGTATTAAGTCTACAGAAGCTTCGGTACTTACATGAGCAATATGAATACTTGTATTTGTATATTCAGCAAGCAAAAGGTCCCTTGCAACCATTACAGATTCGGCAGCAGAAGGAACTCCCTTTAACCCCATAATGGTAGATTGGTAACCTTCATTCATTACACCTTCATCAGCCAAATCCAGATCCTCACAATGGGAGATTACAGTAATATCAAACATTGATGCATATTGAAGGGCTTTTTTCATTAAAGAAGAATTCATAACAGGTTTTCCATCATCTGATATTGCAACTGCACCTGCAAATTTAAGTTCACCAATTTCCGCAAGTTCTTCACCTCTTTGTCCCTTTGTTATTGTACCTATAGGATATACATTAACATAACCTTCCTGTTTTGACTTATTAATTATATATTTTATGACGGTTTGATTATCAATTGGAGGATTTGTATTGGGCATACATGCAACTGAAGTAAAACCTCCCATTGCAGCACTTGCTGTTCCTGATTCTATATCTTCCTTATACTCATATCCCGGGTCCCTCAAATGGCAGTGAGCGTCTACAAGCCCAGGTATTACATACTTCCCTGTCGCATCAATCAAGTCGCTGCTTGTAATTTCAATGTCTTTACCTATTTCCCGAATTATTCCGTCTTCTATGACAATATCAAAAACTCCATTTCTTCCCGTTCTTGCATCAACAACATGTCCGTTTTTAATTAGCAGCTTCACTCATACCACCCCTTCTTGTCAAAAGATATAAAAGTGCCATCCTTACTGCTACACCATTAGTCACCTGTTCATTAATAAGAGATTGTTCACCATCAATTATTGATGTTGTGAGCTCCACACCCCTGTTTACCGGACCGGGATGTAAGACAAATGCGTCTTTTTTAGCCAGCATCAGGCGTTTTTCATCTAATCCGAAGAATCTTGAGTATTCTCTTATAGTAGGAAATAACCCTTTTTTCTGTCTTTCCAATTGTATTCTCAATCCCATTACCACATCAGCATCAATTAAAGCTTCCTGAACTGTATTGTAAACCTTAACTCCTAACTTTTCCATCAATGGAGGCAACAAAGTTGCAGGACCTGCAACGCAAACATTAGCTCCAAGTTTAGTCATCCCCCATATGTTGCTTCTGGCAACCCTACTATGGTAAATATCTCCAATAATAGCTACTTTAAGGCCTTTCAAACTTCCTTTGACTTCCTTTATAGTGAACATGTCAAGCAAGGCTTGTGTAGGATGTTCATTTATTCCATCGCCGGCATTAATGACCGAAGATTTCACGTTTTTTGCCAGTAAAGCAGGTGCACCGGACATAGGGTGTCTTATTATTATGACATCCGTACCCATTCTGTCTATGGTCCTTCCTGTATCAATAAGGGATTCACCTTTTGCTACGCTACTGGCGGTTGATGAAATGTTTGCTGAACTTGCTCCCATATACTTAGATGCGAGTTCAAAAGAAAGACGCGTTCTTGTACTGTTTTCATAGAACAAAGTTACAATTGATTTACCTTGCAGGTGAGGAGTTTTTTTATTGTTTGACATTAATATCATTTTCATTGTCTTTGCTGTATCCAGAATATATTCAATTTCTTCAGCAGATATATCCTTAAGTCCCAGTAAATCTTTTCTTTTCAGGTTCATTCTCTCCCATCCTTTTAAAGAGTATAGTTTTCCTCATTATATTATTAAAATATTATTAAAAAAATAGTAAGGATTTTATCCTTACTATTTTCCCGGAAACTTTAGCCTTTACCCGGTTGGGTTATGGTTACCTTGTTTACTCCATCTATTTCCGCCAGCTTAACATTAACTAATTCATTCCTTGAGGTGGGGACATTTTTTCCTACATAGTCTGCCCTTATCGGTAATTCCCTGTGGCCTCTGTCTATCAGCGCTGCCAATTGGATCATTTTAGGTCTTCCAAGGTCCATGATTGCCTCAATGGCTGCTCTAACCGTCCTTCCTGTATATAGGACGTCATCAACAAGTATAACTATTTTATCAGTAACAGTAAAATTAATTTCTGTTGCATTAATAACAGGATGCTCAGCCAGCATACTCAAATCGTCTCTATAAAAAGTTATATCCAATATACCTACGGGGACAGATTTACTCTCCACTTCAGCTATTTTTCGGGCTATTCTCTTAGCAAGAGGAACGCCTCTTCTTTGTATTCCTATTAATACTACATTATCTGTTCCCTTGTTTCTCTCAATTATTTCGTGAGCTATCCGTGAAATTGCTCTTTTTATTTCAATTTCATCCATTATTTGAGCCTTTTCCAGCATATTCTCCACTCCTAGTATTAAAAAAGCTCCCTGCAAAGAATACAAGAAGCTAATTATTATTTACAATTAATGTCCAGCGCTAACCGGACCAAACACTACACACCTTTGCAGCCTCACAGGACTTATTTAAAAGGTTCCTATTTAATTAATAATTATATTATCATATGTATTATCCCTTGTCTATAGTTTTTGACATTTTTCTACTCTCAGTTTGTCCAATAACTCTTTGAAATCTTGAGGAAGTTCTGCTTCAAACTCCATATACTCACCTGTTACAGGATGATTAAACCCTAGCAATTTTGCATGAAGGGCCTGACCTTTTATTACATATCCATAATCTTTGTCCTTTCCCCCATAAACTTCATCTCCTATTACCGGATGGCCGATATAAGACATGTGGACACGAATTTGATGAGTTCTGCCCGTTTCAAGCGTTAACTCTACATATGTAGCCCTGTTAAACCTTTCAAGCACTCTGAAATATGTTATTGCTTCTCTACCGTTCTTAGTATTAACAGACATTTTCTTTCTATTAACAGGATGTCGTCCTATGGGCAGGTTAATTCTTCCAGTGTTTTCTTTTATTATTCCTTTAACCAGTGCAACATATACTCTTTTTATACTGTGTGTTTTAAGGCTTCGGGAAAGCTCTCTATGAGCCTCATTATTTTTTGCAATAACAAGGATACCCGAGGTATCTTTATCCAGCCTATGAACAATGCCGGGCCTTATAATGCCGTTTATATCCGAAAGGTTTTCTCCACAGTAACTCATAAGGGCATTAACCAAAGTGCCAGAATAATTTCCTGCAGCAGGGTGCACAACCATTCCCTTAGGTTTGTTTACTATTAATATGGAGTCATCTTCATACATTATATCCAATTCAATGTCTTCAGGTACAATATCAAGTTTTTGCGCTTCAGGGATGGTTACACATACCTCATTCCCAATCTTAAGCTTATAATTTGTCTTGACAGGGCTGCCATTAACAAGGACCAGGTTGTTATTGATAAGCTTTTGTATATAAGTTCTGGAAAGCCATGTCAGTTTGCCGGCAAGCCAAGTATCTATTCTTTTATTATCTACATCCGACAATAGATTTATTTGTTCCTTCATTAAACCTCCATGGCGTCACGCTTGTTTTTGGTAAAAAAATAAAATAAATATGGCCAGGGTAATTGTACCTATTACTATAAACGAGTCAGCAACATTAAATGTTGGAAAATTATATGTGCCGAAATAAAAATCTAAAAAATCCGCAACACTGCCCTTTGAAACCCTGTCAATCAAATTTCCTATTGCTCCTCCAAGGACAAACGACAATGACAGTTTCAGCATCTTGTTCTCTGTCTTAAAGAGAATATATCCCATTACAACAGAAAAAATAATCGTTAAAGGTATAAAAATATACACCCTATTTTGCAGTATTCCCCAAGCAGCACCCTTATTTTCATGGTAAGTAATATAAAAAAACTTATCAATAACCGGTATTAAACTATTATATTCTACATTCTTTACAATTATATATTTACTTGCCTGATCAAATACAATAATTAGTGCAATTGTAATAATCCAAATTAAGTTTCCCATTACTAATCCCCTTATTCAGTAATATACCATTTGACTATATTATTATACTCATCCCATGTATAAGGGTCAAGGTCACCCCTGATATTCTTATTATAAAAGATTGCATCATAGTAAAAGTACAATCCAATGTATGGAACTTCATCATCAATAATATTCTTCATTTCTGAAAACAATATTTTCCTAACCTCATAATCATTTTCCTCAAATATGCGATGGATGTAATCATTTACCTGTTCATTATTAAAACCCGCAATATTATATACCGTCGTATTGCCGGTATATAAAGAATAGGGCATGTACCAGGTTGAATACAGGTATGATATATCCGGGAAAGAAGGAACTGTACATCCCAATAGGGCTATATCATATCTTTTCCCATTAACAAGCTTTAAAACGTCTTCCCACTTTGCTTTACGGACACTAGCGTTAATCCCTATTTCCGTTAAACAATCACTGATTTTTTCTGCAACTTTTACTCTAGTTTCATTTTCTTCATTTACTAATATTTCTAATTTAACAGGCCTCCCCTGATTTAAAATTTCAAGTTCAACATTTTCTGCTTCAAATGCATTATCTGAGTTATAAATCCACGACCCTGGAATTACCGGTATACCGGAAGGTACAGCCTGCCCCAGCATAACCGTTTCTATTATTTCCTTCCTATCTATAGATGAAGCTATTGCCTGTCTTACTGCCTTATCCTTTAAAAATGAATTTGAAAGGTTTAAAACCAAAAAATCAAATTTATTACTAATAAATTTTTTTGCAAACACATCAGGTTTATTAAAATATCTATTGAATTGTTCGTTTTCAACATTAATGACATCAACTGTTCTCATCTGAAAAGCATTGAAAAGATCTTTTGAATACTCATATAACTGAATACTTATTTCAGGAATATAAGGTATATCTTCAGCATTATTAACTTTTTTATACCACCATGTCCTGCTTGCTTTAAGTGTAATATTTTTTCTCTCTTCATATGAGTTTATACTGTAAGGCCCCGTACCTGGCGGAAATTTGGTTTTATAAGCATCTTCCATGTTTCCTTTAGTAAAAAAACGTTTTGGTATTATTGGGAAAGTCATTAACTCAGGTGTAAATGAATTTGGTTTTTTCAATATAATCTTAATTGTATTATTATCAACAGCTGCAAAAGAATTGACATTTGACAGGTTGAATTTATAGATTGAATCATTTTCAAGACTCATTATGGTTTTTATTGTAAATTCCACATCTTCAGCCGTTAACGGGAAACCGTCCTGCCAAGTAACACCTTCTCTTATATGAAATGTCCAGGTATACCCGTCTTCTGATACATACCAACCATCAGAAAGCCAGGTTGACGGGCGCTGATCCTTTTCAAGCTTTACCATGCTTTCATATACAAGACCTATATATTTTTGAATATAAATATTTTTAGTAGTAATTGGGTCAAGGGTATCCGGATATGTGCTGAATAATTTAAGGGTCCCGCCTTTAACAGGACCTTTGTCCACTATATTGACGGAATTTTGTTTATTGAGCAATGTAATATTTTGTTTATTGTCTCCATTGCCGAGTTCATTGATATCACAGGCAGACACACTCAACAGTAAAACCGTTATAATAAAAAACAATGCATGAATAGTGCCCAAATTATTAAATGTTTTTTGAGTTCTCAAGCTGTTAAAATTTTCACTCCTTATACAACCTATTTCTACAGCTATTTTCTGGGTTCAACTATTAGCTTAATGGCAGTTCTTTCTTCCCCATCAATTACTATGTCTGTAAATGCAGGTATACATATAAGCTCCATTCCAGAAGGTGCTACGAAGCCGCGAGCTATTGCAATAGCTTTTATAGCCTGGTTAATTGCACCGGCACCTATCGCTTGCATTTCAGCTGTACCTTTCTCTCTAATAACACCTGCTAATGCCCCTGCAACAGAATTTGGATTGGATTTTGCTGAGACCTTTAAAACATCCATAAAAGTTTACCTCCCGAGCAAAAATAATAGTTTTTAATTAATGTTTATTACATTATTAATGTTTATTACATTACTAAATATACATATTCTACAAATATTTCAAAAATCCTTTTTTTTTAACTAAGATTTTATTATAAATTTTATACATTTAATATTTGCGTTATTCTACTTATTTTAGTTGTCCATCCATTTTTATCATCAATATCCAGAGCAACAGCATTAAACTGCACACTCCCTTTTGCTATTTCAAATTTCATAGGTATAGAGGTTAAAAACTTTTTTATAATAATATCTTTATCCACTCCAAGTATTCCATCATAAGGCCCTGTCATTCCCACATCAGTTATATATCCAGTCCCTAAAGGAAGAATCCTTTCATCTGCTGTCTGGACATGGGTATGCGTACCCAACACACAACTTACCCTGCCATCCAAATACCAGGCCATAGCGTATTTTTCCGAGGTAGCTTCGGCATGCATATCTACAACAATTAATTTTGTGAAGTTTTTCAGGTATTGAATTTCTCTTTCTGCTGCTTTAAAAGGACAATCAGTATTTTCCAGAAAAACTCTGCCCATTAAATTTAGGACACCTACTACGCCCTTTTCAGTACGAACAATAGTGGAACCCTTTCCGGGCAATTCCTGGGGATAATTGGCGGGTCTAACAATTCTTGTATCTGTATCAATAAAATTAAAAATATCTTTTTTGGACCAAGCATGGTTTCCTAAAGTAATCACATCAATACCTGTGTTAAATAATTCCTGTGCCACAGCATATGTTATGCCAATCCCCCCTGCAGCATTTTCACAGTTTGCTATGCAGGAATCTATCGACATACTTTTCTTCATTTCAGGTATAATTGCCTTCACTGCTTTTCTTCCAGGATTTCCAACTATATCACCAACAAACAATATTTTCAATATATAATCCTCCATTTCTTTGTTTCCTCAAAAAAGTCAAAAAAGCGTGTTTCCACGCTTTTTATTAAAATCCCTACTTTGCATATTCAATAGCTCGAGTTTCTCTAATAAGGTTTACTTTAATCTGACCTGGATATTCAAGTTCAGATTCAATCCTTTTGACTATTTCACGTGCCTTCAGTACAACCTCTTCATCTGAAACATCTTCAGGTTTAACAATAATCCTGATTTCTCTTCCTGCCTGGATAGCATAAGACTTTTCAACTCCATCAAAAGAGTTGGCTATCTCTTCCAATTTCTCAATTCTCTTGATGTATGACTCTAACGTTTCTCTCCTTGCTCCCGGCCTTGCCGCCGACATTGAATCAGCTGCCTGGACAATTACAGAAATAATAGATGTTGCTTCTATATCTCCATGATGTGCCAGGATTGCATTTATAACATCATTTCCTTCTTTATATTTCTTTGCCAAATCGGCTCCGATATTTACATGTGAGCCTTCAACTTCATGGTCGATTGCTTTTCCTATATCGTGCAGCAAACCTGCCCTTTTTGCAAGCGTTACATCAACACCAAGTTCTGCTGCAATCATCCCGGAAATTTTGGAAACTTCAATGGAATGATGTAAAACATTCTGACCATAGCTTGTTCTGAACTTAAGCTTTCCAAGAAGTCTGATTAATTCAGGGTGCAATCCATGTACTCCTGTTTCGAATGTAGCATTATCCCCTTCCTGCCTTATAATATTTTCTACTTCTTTTTTAGCCTTTTCCACCATTTCCTCAATTCTTGCAGGATGGATCCTTCCGTCAAGAATCAGTTTTTCAAGGGCTATCCGCGCTATTTCTCTACGAATCGGGTCAAATCCCGAAAGGATTACAGCTTCTGGTGTGTCATCGATTATCAAATCAATACCTGTTAATGTTTCCAGAGTCCTGATATTTCTTCCTTCCCGGCCTATTATTCTTCCTTTCATTTCATCATTGGGAAGTGGTACCACTGATACAGTAATTTCCGATACATAGTCAGCAGCACACTTTTGTACTGCACAAGCAATTATTTCTTTTGCTTTTCTGTCGGCTTCCTCCTTTGCTTTAGCCTCAAGGTCTTTAACAAGCATTGCCATTTCATGTTTAACTTCACTTTCAACACTTTTTAAAAGAAACTCTTTGGCTTCATCAGTTGTGAGCCCTGATATCCTTTCAAGCTCTTTTAATTGTTTTTCTTGAAGCTCTGTAACATTCACCTGCTGCTCTTGAACTTCTTTAATTTTCTTATTAAGAAGCTCTTCTCTCTGTTCCAGTAATTCAAGTTTTTTATCAAGAGTTTCCTCTTTTTGCATAAGTCTTCTTTCAAAACGTTGAATTTCATTTCTTCTTTCCTTTATTTCCCTATCAAGCTCAATTCTGCTTTTATGAATTTCCTCTTTAGCCTCAAGAAGAACCTCCCTTTTCTTACTTTCAGCTGCTTTTAGGGCTTCACTTAATATCCGTTTTGATTCCTGCTCGGCACTACCTATTTCAGCCTCAGCAACCCTTTTTCTATAATTAATCCCAAACCGGAACATTATAAATGAAGCAATAACTGCAATTAATATGCCTACTGCTAATCCTGTAAAAAACTCAATAATAACTCACACCTCCTCAATATTCAGTTTTCAATGGACATTTTTATATTACCTAAACTATTGGTTAAATTATTGGTGTTCTTAGCACAAATTAATTGTAATCTTTTTTAAACTAAGTGTCAAGAATTAAATACTGTTGTCATTTAAAGCCTTCCGACATTTTCATTTCCAGCCATTGCTGTCTTGTTATAAGTACTTGCCTAGGTTTACTCCCTTCAAATCCTCCTACTATACCCCTGGCCTCCATTTGGTCAATCATCCTTGCCGCCCTTGCATATCCTACTTTAAACCTTCTCTGCAGCAGAGAAACCGATGCCTGTCCTGCCTCGATAACCATTTCAATAGCTTGTGGAAGAAGCTCATCACATTCTTCTTCTATATTATCATCATTCGAAATATTGTTGTCAATCTCATCTATTATGCTATTATCGTATTCTGTATTGCACTGTGACTTGATAAACTCTACAACCTTTTCAACTTCTTTATCACTCACAAAAGTTCCTTGTACCCTTATAGGCTTTTGCTGCCCTGCAGGATAAAAAAGCATATCTCCCTTACCTAATAATTTTTCAGCTCCTCCCATGTCCAGTATAGTTCTGGAATCTACCTGAGACGATACTGCAAATGATATTCTTGAAGGGATATTTGCTTTTATAAGACCTGTAATTACATCAACCGATGGCCGTTGAGTGGCTACTACAAGATGCATTCCTGCTGCTCTTGCCATCTGTGCCAAACGGCAGATAGCATCTTCTACATCACCCGGAGCCACCATCATTAGGTCAGACAACTCGTCAATAATAATCACAACCAAAGGCAAAAAATCCTGCTCTCCTAACTGGGCAACCTCTTCATTATATCCTCTTATATCCCTTACTCCTTTTTCAGCAAACAATTTATACCTGTTTACCATTTCCTGTACAGCCCAATTTAAGGCACCTGCAGCCTTTTTAGGGTCGGTTACTACAGGTATGAGCAAATGGGGAATACCATTATATACACTAAGCTCAACTACCTTTGGGTCAATTAAAAGCAATTTTACCTCATCAGGAGATGATTTATAAAGAATGCTCATAATTAAGCTATTGATACACACACTTTTCCCTGATCCTGTAGCGCCTGCAACTAGTAAATGCGGCATTTTTGCAATGTCGGCTACTATACATTCTCCGGATATATCCTTTCCTACCGCAAAAGCTACTTTTGAAGAGTGTTGGTTAAACTCTTTTGATTCAATAACTTCCCTTAAAAAGACCGGGGTGATTTCCTTATTGGGCACTTCAATTCCCACTGCTGCTTTCCCAGGGATAGGAGCTTCTATTCGTACTCCTGAAGAAGCAAGGTTTAATGAAATATCATCTGCCAGACTCACAATTTTACTAACCTTTACCCCTGTATTAGGCTGAATTTCAAATCTGGTAACTGTAGGCCC encodes the following:
- a CDS encoding DNA translocase FtsK; this translates as MSLQKKQKKKYQIKKKLDKKNNKKLNKGIYAEIAGILILALGLLIFLGYYIDNSIGIFGLLIRKLLMGIAGIPSFLIPVLVIIYAVLIIFRKDKAYIKTKATYTFTLLVLISSIFQVGTYQYSYYQNRTPIDCILMFYREGQNLVGGGVLGGIVALPLLLVFQPLGTIIILTSLSIINIILLTDISIYGLAKKIRADLVNGVKKLIEGIREGKESKDVYNIEENNMLLNDELHNDSVEINVNLPGIQVNPEIDTSNKLDELKVIDFQKRKGSKSNGKIREILYKYPPISLLNSNTENGKSVRVYKSIALEGAKKLEETLRSFGVEAKVVNVTMGPTVTRFEIQPNTGVKVSKIVSLADDISLNLASSGVRIEAPIPGKAAVGIEVPNKEITPVFLREVIESKEFNQHSSKVAFAVGKDISGECIVADIAKMPHLLVAGATGSGKSVCINSLIMSILYKSSPDEVKLLLIDPKVVELSVYNGIPHLLIPVVTDPKKAAGALNWAVQEMVNRYKLFAEKGVRDIRGYNEEVAQLGEQDFLPLVVIIIDELSDLMMVAPGDVEDAICRLAQMARAAGMHLVVATQRPSVDVITGLIKANIPSRISFAVSSQVDSRTILDMGGAEKLLGKGDMLFYPAGQQKPIRVQGTFVSDKEVEKVVEFIKSQCNTEYDNSIIDEIDNNISNDDNIEEECDELLPQAIEMVIEAGQASVSLLQRRFKVGYARAARMIDQMEARGIVGGFEGSKPRQVLITRQQWLEMKMSEGFK